A genomic region of Ferviditalea candida contains the following coding sequences:
- a CDS encoding GGDEF domain-containing protein: MIRLRSFELQFMEEISNRLEKGNVGLIYLDITRFSQVGERYGRIVCEHILLTMRSIIADMIRDNPRIMFPKMVGDDIFLYVVLPSTDEAECMYDLRQIQSAIKLKVEEELRSAHPVEPEIEIQVGQAMLQDSADRELETIIYSSMKQAIRNARLHSIDREHALHNQEYMSIIQNRSIYSVYQPIISFADASVFGYEVLTRGPDGSFFHPPATLFKYAQREGSIYILERMAREKAIQGSAAIKPEQRIFINISADILHDPQFAPGNTLKLLEEHGLSPKNVVFEITERSSYDDFSSVKQILKHYRKQGYQIAIDDAGSGYSSLQAIAELQPDFIKVDRSLIHGIHQDKIKEYILETFVTFAQKMNISIIAEGIEQKEDLIKLVGMGIHYGQGFLLGMPQNRLLEEPSPETVSGVLSGTVKNAFCGDACRVGDIVVSVKTFESSTNVSEVVEFFRKNETEQGAVIIQDQVPIGLIMREKLFQKLAEQYGMVLYWHKPIQLIMDKHPLVVDESMMVENASQMAIAREIRNLYDLVIVTSKGRIKGAATVRAILECITNEKMEKARVSNPLTGLPGNMQIEKELSRRIATNESCAVIYADLDFFKWYNDRYGFQKGDGVIRYTADIIQNSVGLHGRPGDFVGHIGGDDFIIICGSERPDRICEEIIERFEQGIHSFYDDIDLITVLDRSGNPVSDHMGVTVSLSVIRCSNAGCATVESISQAAAELKKKAKLHRGSVFLEKTLDP, translated from the coding sequence ATGATTCGGTTGCGATCGTTTGAACTACAGTTTATGGAGGAAATATCCAATCGCTTGGAAAAAGGGAACGTTGGCTTGATTTATTTGGATATCACCCGTTTTTCCCAGGTGGGAGAGCGATACGGTAGAATCGTATGTGAACATATTCTATTGACCATGCGCAGCATCATCGCGGATATGATTCGGGATAATCCCCGCATCATGTTTCCGAAAATGGTCGGAGACGACATTTTTCTGTATGTCGTGCTGCCTTCCACGGACGAAGCGGAGTGCATGTACGATCTTCGGCAGATTCAAAGCGCAATCAAGCTCAAGGTGGAAGAGGAACTGCGCTCCGCCCATCCGGTCGAGCCCGAAATCGAGATCCAAGTAGGACAAGCGATGCTTCAGGATTCTGCCGACAGGGAACTGGAGACCATCATTTACAGCTCGATGAAGCAGGCGATCCGCAATGCCAGACTGCACAGCATCGACAGAGAGCATGCTCTGCACAATCAGGAATATATGAGCATCATCCAAAATCGTTCGATTTATTCCGTCTATCAACCGATCATTTCGTTCGCAGACGCTTCCGTTTTTGGCTACGAGGTTTTGACCCGGGGACCCGATGGGAGTTTTTTTCATCCCCCCGCTACTCTGTTCAAGTACGCCCAAAGAGAAGGTTCGATATATATTCTGGAAAGAATGGCTAGGGAAAAAGCGATTCAGGGGTCTGCAGCGATAAAGCCCGAACAGCGGATTTTCATCAACATTTCCGCTGATATTCTGCATGATCCGCAGTTTGCGCCGGGGAACACCCTGAAGCTGCTGGAGGAGCACGGTCTATCTCCGAAAAATGTGGTGTTCGAGATTACCGAAAGAAGCTCGTACGACGACTTCTCCTCGGTCAAGCAAATTCTGAAGCACTATCGCAAGCAGGGTTATCAAATTGCCATTGACGATGCCGGATCGGGCTATTCTTCTCTGCAGGCGATAGCCGAGCTTCAGCCGGATTTTATCAAAGTGGACAGGTCGCTCATTCACGGCATACATCAGGATAAGATCAAGGAATACATTCTTGAGACCTTCGTCACTTTCGCCCAAAAGATGAATATCAGCATCATCGCAGAAGGAATCGAACAGAAGGAGGATCTGATCAAACTGGTGGGGATGGGAATTCATTACGGTCAGGGCTTCCTGCTCGGAATGCCGCAAAACCGGTTGCTCGAGGAGCCTTCCCCCGAAACGGTATCCGGCGTGCTTTCCGGCACCGTAAAAAATGCATTCTGCGGGGATGCCTGCAGAGTCGGGGATATCGTTGTTTCCGTTAAGACCTTTGAGAGCAGCACGAACGTATCGGAAGTCGTGGAGTTTTTCCGAAAGAATGAGACGGAGCAAGGGGCGGTCATTATCCAGGATCAGGTGCCGATCGGATTGATCATGAGGGAGAAGCTGTTTCAGAAATTGGCCGAGCAATATGGAATGGTACTGTATTGGCATAAGCCGATCCAATTGATCATGGACAAGCATCCGCTCGTCGTGGATGAGAGCATGATGGTGGAAAATGCTTCTCAAATGGCGATTGCCCGGGAAATCAGGAATCTGTATGATCTGGTTATTGTCACGAGCAAGGGACGGATTAAAGGAGCCGCAACGGTCCGCGCTATTCTGGAGTGCATTACCAATGAGAAAATGGAGAAGGCCAGAGTTTCCAATCCGCTGACGGGCCTTCCCGGAAATATGCAAATCGAAAAAGAACTGAGCCGGCGCATCGCGACCAACGAATCATGCGCGGTCATCTATGCCGATTTGGACTTTTTCAAATGGTACAATGACCGTTACGGATTTCAAAAAGGCGACGGGGTCATCCGGTATACTGCGGATATTATTCAGAATTCCGTGGGTTTGCACGGACGGCCGGGGGATTTTGTCGGTCACATCGGTGGCGACGATTTCATTATCATATGTGGAAGCGAACGGCCGGATCGAATTTGCGAAGAGATCATCGAACGCTTTGAGCAGGGCATTCATTCTTTTTACGATGACATCGATCTGATCACCGTATTGGATCGGTCGGGCAATCCGGTTTCCGACCACATGGGGGTTACCGTTTCACTGTCCGTCATTCGCTGTTCGAATGCGGGCTGCGCCACCGTCGAGTCCATATCCCAAGCCGCAGCGGAATTGAAGAAAAAGGCCAAGCTCCACCGCGGAAGCGTTTTTTTGGAAAAAACCTTGGACCCCTAA
- the phoU gene encoding phosphate signaling complex protein PhoU translates to MTQRHQFDAHLEELRGAIIQMGEMVEQAIISAVKSLKESDLELAQQVIKNDEDINHLEESIDDIGSTLIATQQPVAKDLRKILIAFKISNDLERIADMAVDIAKVTLRIGKQELIKPLVDIPRISEIVLEMVDQGIRAYMEENVDLAYKMAKMDDEVDHLYSQILHELFAYMVEDPRKMTQVLLLSFVSRYLERMADHATNIGESVVYLVKGKRPDLNQ, encoded by the coding sequence GTGACTCAGCGCCATCAGTTCGATGCGCATTTGGAGGAATTGCGTGGGGCAATCATTCAAATGGGTGAAATGGTTGAACAGGCCATTATCTCTGCCGTCAAATCTTTGAAGGAATCCGACTTGGAATTGGCCCAGCAGGTGATTAAGAACGACGAGGACATCAATCATTTGGAAGAATCGATTGATGATATCGGATCGACATTGATCGCTACCCAACAGCCTGTCGCCAAGGATTTGCGGAAAATACTGATTGCTTTCAAAATTTCCAATGATTTGGAAAGAATCGCCGATATGGCGGTGGACATTGCGAAGGTAACGCTGCGCATCGGGAAGCAGGAGCTGATCAAGCCGCTTGTCGATATACCGCGGATTTCCGAGATCGTGCTGGAAATGGTTGATCAAGGCATCCGCGCTTATATGGAAGAGAACGTTGACCTGGCCTACAAAATGGCCAAGATGGACGATGAAGTCGATCATTTATACAGTCAAATTTTGCACGAACTGTTCGCATACATGGTAGAGGATCCGAGGAAAATGACTCAGGTGCTGCTCCTTTCCTTTGTCAGCCGTTATCTGGAGAGGATGGCCGATCATGCCACGAACATCGGAGAGAGCGTCGTATATCTGGTTAAAGGAAAGCGTCCGGATTTAAACCAGTGA
- the pstB gene encoding phosphate ABC transporter ATP-binding protein PstB translates to MAIVEVEGLNLFYTDFQALKQIDMRIAANTVTAFIGPSGCGKSTFLRTLNRMNDMIQGVRIEGKVIINGEDIYESNVHVEDLRKHVGMVFQQPNPFFKSIYENVAYGSKIHGIRKKSQLDEIVEKSLRSAALWDEVKDHLNRSAYSLSGGQQQRLCIARALAVNPQILLMDEPTSALDPISTSKIEELVQELKEEYTIIIVTHNMQQAARISDRTAFFLNGEVIEFADTMKLFSNPEDQKTEDYISGRFG, encoded by the coding sequence ATGGCCATCGTTGAAGTGGAAGGTCTTAATCTTTTTTATACGGATTTTCAGGCGTTGAAGCAGATCGACATGAGAATTGCAGCGAATACGGTAACTGCTTTTATCGGTCCTTCCGGCTGCGGGAAATCCACGTTTTTACGCACGCTGAACCGGATGAACGATATGATTCAGGGTGTCAGAATTGAAGGTAAAGTGATCATTAATGGCGAAGATATATATGAATCGAACGTTCATGTCGAGGATTTGAGAAAGCATGTGGGAATGGTTTTTCAGCAGCCGAATCCGTTTTTTAAATCGATTTATGAGAACGTGGCCTATGGATCGAAAATTCATGGTATCCGAAAGAAGAGCCAGCTGGATGAAATTGTGGAGAAAAGCTTGCGCTCAGCGGCGCTATGGGACGAAGTCAAGGATCATTTGAACCGCTCGGCGTACAGCCTGTCCGGCGGCCAGCAGCAGCGTTTGTGCATCGCCAGGGCGCTTGCGGTAAATCCGCAGATCCTGCTAATGGACGAACCGACTTCCGCGTTGGATCCGATTTCCACCTCAAAAATCGAAGAACTGGTTCAGGAACTGAAAGAGGAATACACCATTATCATCGTCACGCATAATATGCAGCAAGCAGCGCGTATTTCCGACAGAACCGCTTTCTTTTTGAATGGTGAAGTCATCGAGTTTGCTGATACGATGAAGCTTTTTTCCAATCCGGAGGATCAAAAGACAGAGGATTATATTTCCGGACGATTCGGTTGA
- the pstB gene encoding phosphate ABC transporter ATP-binding protein PstB — translation MKQVALETRNLNVYYGNYLAVKKISMAFAERDVTAMIGPSGCGKSTFLRSLNRMNDLIPGARIEGEILINDQNMNAPGVDVVELRKKVGMVWQRPNPFQKSIFDNVAFGPRYHGLKNKKRLAEIVEESLSKAALWDEVKDRLHTSALSLSGGQQQRLCIARSIAIKPEILLLDEPASALDPVSTAKVEELILELKKEYTIIIVTHNMQQAARISSYTAFFLMGELVEYDETTKMFFNPEREETSDYITGRFG, via the coding sequence ATGAAACAGGTTGCATTGGAGACTCGCAACTTGAATGTGTATTATGGAAATTACCTGGCGGTCAAAAAAATTTCGATGGCCTTTGCCGAGCGGGATGTTACGGCGATGATCGGTCCTTCCGGCTGCGGAAAATCGACGTTTCTGCGATCGCTGAACCGAATGAACGACCTGATACCCGGCGCTCGCATCGAAGGGGAAATTCTGATCAACGATCAGAATATGAACGCTCCCGGAGTGGATGTGGTCGAATTGCGCAAAAAGGTCGGAATGGTGTGGCAAAGGCCGAACCCGTTTCAAAAATCGATATTTGACAATGTGGCCTTCGGTCCGAGGTATCACGGTCTGAAAAACAAGAAGCGGTTGGCTGAGATCGTCGAGGAAAGCTTGAGCAAAGCGGCGCTCTGGGATGAAGTGAAAGACCGGCTGCATACTTCGGCTTTATCGTTGTCCGGCGGTCAGCAGCAGCGCTTGTGCATCGCCCGATCGATTGCAATCAAACCGGAGATTCTTTTGCTGGACGAACCTGCTTCGGCTTTGGATCCCGTTTCTACCGCCAAAGTCGAAGAGCTGATTCTGGAGTTGAAAAAAGAGTATACGATCATCATCGTGACCCATAATATGCAGCAGGCTGCCCGAATCTCTTCATATACGGCATTTTTCCTGATGGGAGAACTGGTCGAATACGACGAAACGACCAAGATGTTTTTCAATCCGGAGAGAGAGGAAACAAGCGATTACATTACGGGCCGGTTTGGATAA
- the pstA gene encoding phosphate ABC transporter permease PstA produces the protein MSVRMKDKLATLVFYLIAFVIIGILAGLLGYILVRGVSHISFHFLISPPENIKAGGGIGPQLFNSLFLLFLTMLITVPIGLGGGIFMSEYAKPGRVTRGLRMLVEVLSSLPSIVVGLFGLLVFVQLSGWGFSLFSGAIALTIFNLPLMVRITEQALQAVSVEQREASLALGLSRWRTIVSVVLPAAIPGIITGTILASGRVFGEAAALMFTAGMSTPALDFTNWNPFSANSPINPMRPAETLAVHIWKVNSEGLAPDAKEIAAGASAVLIIAVLIFNLTARWVGRFIHRVLTASK, from the coding sequence ATGAGCGTTAGAATGAAGGATAAGCTGGCCACGCTCGTATTTTATTTGATCGCTTTTGTCATTATCGGTATTCTTGCCGGATTGTTGGGTTATATTTTGGTAAGGGGAGTATCCCACATCAGCTTTCACTTTCTTATCTCCCCTCCCGAGAACATCAAAGCGGGCGGCGGAATCGGCCCGCAACTGTTCAATTCCTTGTTTTTATTGTTTCTGACTATGCTCATTACGGTTCCGATCGGCTTGGGCGGCGGAATTTTTATGTCGGAGTACGCCAAACCGGGAAGGGTGACGAGAGGCCTGCGAATGCTCGTTGAAGTATTGTCCTCTCTGCCCTCCATCGTGGTCGGCCTGTTCGGCTTGCTCGTTTTCGTTCAGCTTTCGGGATGGGGATTCTCCTTGTTCTCGGGAGCAATCGCGCTGACCATCTTCAATCTTCCGCTGATGGTCCGGATTACGGAACAGGCGCTCCAGGCCGTATCCGTCGAGCAGCGGGAAGCCAGCTTGGCCCTGGGACTGTCCAGATGGCGGACGATCGTGTCGGTCGTGCTGCCGGCAGCCATTCCAGGCATTATCACCGGCACGATTCTTGCCTCGGGCAGGGTATTCGGAGAGGCGGCGGCGCTGATGTTTACGGCAGGGATGAGCACCCCCGCTTTGGATTTTACGAACTGGAATCCGTTTTCCGCGAATTCCCCGATTAATCCGATGCGTCCGGCCGAAACGCTGGCCGTGCATATCTGGAAGGTCAACAGCGAGGGTCTGGCGCCGGATGCCAAGGAGATTGCTGCGGGAGCTTCGGCAGTTCTGATCATTGCAGTGCTTATCTTCAACTTGACCGCCAGGTGGGTGGGGCGGTTTATTCATCGCGTGCTGACCGCATCGAAATAG
- the pstC gene encoding phosphate ABC transporter permease subunit PstC: MQHVPKEQDRFKRHHLEELTGKTFAYVSIAILLVALVAITYFIASKGLSTFFKNDVNLFNFLFGTEWSPEGDMGKPSFGAFPFIFGSFAVTVLAALISAPLGIGAAIFMNEIAPAWGQKVLQPVIELLVGIPSVVYGFVGLSLVVPFMRERFEGVGFGLASGMVVLSVMILPTITSVALDSLKALPIKLKEASFALGATRWQTISKVLVPAALPGLLTGVVLGMTRAFGEALAVQMVIGNSQKLPESLFDSTSTLTSVLTLEMGNTIAGSAHSNALWSLALILLVMSFVFILLIRFLGRRGQTHER, translated from the coding sequence ATGCAGCATGTTCCAAAGGAGCAGGACCGTTTCAAACGGCATCACCTGGAGGAATTAACGGGCAAAACATTTGCTTATGTCAGCATCGCCATTTTGCTGGTTGCGTTGGTTGCGATTACTTATTTTATCGCTTCCAAGGGCTTGAGCACTTTTTTTAAAAACGATGTCAATTTGTTCAATTTTCTGTTCGGTACGGAATGGTCTCCCGAGGGCGATATGGGAAAACCGTCGTTCGGAGCGTTCCCGTTTATTTTCGGTTCGTTTGCCGTGACCGTTTTGGCGGCATTGATCAGCGCACCGCTCGGCATCGGGGCGGCCATTTTTATGAATGAAATCGCTCCGGCTTGGGGGCAAAAGGTGCTTCAACCGGTCATCGAGCTGCTGGTCGGGATTCCTTCCGTCGTATACGGCTTTGTCGGCTTAAGCCTGGTGGTTCCGTTCATGCGGGAGCGCTTTGAAGGCGTGGGCTTCGGCCTGGCCTCCGGGATGGTCGTGCTTTCGGTCATGATTCTTCCGACGATCACCAGTGTTGCCCTGGACTCTTTAAAGGCGCTGCCGATCAAGCTGAAAGAAGCCTCCTTTGCGCTCGGCGCGACGAGATGGCAGACGATCAGCAAGGTTTTGGTGCCTGCAGCTTTGCCGGGACTGTTGACCGGTGTTGTTCTGGGAATGACCCGGGCTTTCGGCGAAGCGCTCGCCGTGCAAATGGTCATCGGCAACTCGCAGAAGCTTCCCGAGTCGCTCTTTGATTCGACAAGCACGCTGACCAGTGTGCTTACACTGGAAATGGGCAATACGATCGCCGGTTCCGCCCATAGTAACGCCCTATGGTCATTGGCTCTCATCTTGCTGGTTATGTCGTTTGTCTTTATCCTGCTGATCCGCTTCCTGGGAAGGAGGGGCCAAACCCATGAGCGTTAG
- a CDS encoding phosphate ABC transporter substrate-binding protein PstS family protein: MKVSKRILWTAAIVLAMLTAGCAGGGTNQGTNDKQAEQTPAGGGISGSIVALGSTALQPLVNEAAKQFMVKNPQAQIQVQGGGSGTGLSQVASGGAQIGNSDIFAEEKSGIDATVLKDHKVAVVGIAAVANKDVGVDNLTKQQLIGIFTGKITNWKEVGGADQKIVLVNRPKSSGTRATFFTYGLDKNEEKEGITEDANGTVKKIISETKGAIGYLAFSYFDDTIKPLSLDGVAPSKENVLDNKFPIWAYEHMYTKGDALDLSKAFLDYMVSEEVQKNLVPQMGYIPVTEMKVERDAKGNITNKQ, encoded by the coding sequence ATGAAAGTGTCGAAACGGATTTTATGGACAGCCGCGATTGTACTTGCTATGTTGACTGCAGGCTGTGCGGGCGGAGGAACGAATCAGGGGACGAATGACAAGCAAGCTGAACAAACTCCGGCGGGTGGAGGAATCAGCGGTTCGATCGTAGCTTTGGGTTCAACCGCGCTGCAGCCGCTGGTCAACGAAGCGGCGAAGCAGTTCATGGTCAAAAATCCGCAAGCGCAGATTCAGGTTCAAGGCGGCGGCAGCGGCACGGGCCTTAGCCAGGTAGCCTCGGGAGGAGCCCAAATCGGCAACTCGGATATTTTTGCCGAGGAGAAAAGCGGTATAGACGCCACCGTTTTGAAGGACCATAAAGTTGCAGTGGTGGGCATCGCTGCGGTTGCCAATAAGGATGTTGGCGTCGATAATCTCACCAAGCAGCAGTTAATCGGCATCTTCACCGGCAAGATTACCAATTGGAAGGAAGTCGGCGGAGCCGATCAAAAGATTGTTCTGGTCAATCGTCCGAAAAGTTCCGGTACACGTGCGACATTCTTTACATACGGACTGGACAAGAACGAAGAAAAAGAAGGAATCACGGAAGATGCCAACGGAACCGTCAAGAAAATTATCAGCGAAACCAAAGGTGCGATTGGGTATCTGGCGTTTTCCTACTTCGACGATACCATCAAACCGTTGTCGCTGGATGGTGTGGCGCCTTCCAAAGAAAATGTATTGGACAACAAATTTCCGATCTGGGCCTATGAGCATATGTACACCAAGGGTGATGCGCTGGATCTGAGCAAAGCCTTCCTGGATTACATGGTATCCGAGGAAGTCCAGAAAAACCTCGTTCCGCAAATGGGATACATTCCGGTTACTGAAATGAAAGTGGAACGTGACGCGAAAGGAAACATCACGAATAAACAGTAA
- a CDS encoding phosphate ABC transporter substrate-binding protein, which yields MNLRKIGLVLASLMIVASMILAGCGSQKSSSETSSPSPAPSASADKTKSADSASPAPGATPEAQKADGVSGSIVALGSTALQPLVDEAAKQFMTANAKAQIQVQGGGSGTGLSQVAAGGADIGNSDIFAEEKKGIDAAALVDHKVAVVGIAAVANKEIGVDNLTKQQLIDIFTGKITNWKEVGGADQKIVLVNRPKSSGTRATFYTYGLDKHEEKEGITEDANGTVKKIIAETKGAVGYLAFSYFDDTVKPLSLEGVKPEVANVLNNSFPIWAYEHMYTKGEAQGLSKAFLDYMVSADVQKTLVPKLGYIPATDMQVERDVNGNITKK from the coding sequence ATGAATTTAAGAAAAATCGGTTTGGTTCTCGCATCACTCATGATCGTAGCAAGCATGATTCTGGCAGGTTGCGGATCGCAAAAAAGCAGCAGTGAAACAAGCTCGCCGTCACCGGCACCGAGCGCTTCAGCGGATAAAACCAAGAGCGCTGACAGTGCTTCACCGGCTCCTGGCGCTACGCCGGAAGCTCAAAAGGCTGATGGAGTCAGCGGATCGATCGTAGCTCTCGGCTCCACAGCATTGCAACCGCTGGTTGACGAAGCTGCAAAACAATTCATGACTGCAAATGCAAAAGCGCAAATTCAAGTACAAGGCGGCGGAAGCGGCACAGGCTTGAGCCAAGTCGCTGCAGGCGGAGCCGACATCGGCAACTCCGACATCTTCGCTGAAGAGAAAAAAGGCATTGATGCTGCTGCTCTGGTAGATCATAAAGTCGCAGTGGTCGGTATTGCTGCAGTAGCCAACAAAGAAATTGGCGTAGACAACCTGACCAAACAACAGCTGATCGACATCTTCACCGGCAAAATCACCAACTGGAAAGAAGTGGGCGGAGCCGATCAAAAAATCGTTCTGGTCAATCGTCCGAAAAGCTCCGGTACCCGCGCAACCTTCTATACCTATGGTTTGGATAAGCACGAAGAAAAAGAAGGCATCACGGAAGATGCGAACGGCACCGTCAAGAAAATCATCGCTGAAACCAAAGGCGCTGTAGGTTACCTGGCCTTCTCCTACTTCGATGACACTGTAAAGCCGCTGTCGCTGGAAGGAGTAAAGCCTGAGGTGGCCAATGTATTAAACAACTCTTTCCCGATCTGGGCATATGAGCATATGTACACCAAAGGCGAAGCTCAAGGCCTGTCCAAAGCGTTTCTGGATTACATGGTATCCGCTGACGTACAAAAAACGCTCGTTCCGAAGCTGGGCTACATTCCGGCAACCGATATGCAAGTAGAGCGCGACGTTAACGGCAATATCACGAAAAAATAA
- a CDS encoding cytochrome ubiquinol oxidase subunit I, producing MFDYDPVMYSRLLTTLTLAFHIIFATIGVGIPVMIALAEWIGIKRKDPHYILLARRWTRGFVITVAVGVVTGTSIGLQLSLLWPSFMQIAGQAIALPLFMEIFAFFFEAIFLGIYIYTWDRFKNPYIHFLFVIPVVIGSSASAFFITAVNAFMNTPQGFTLEGGKITQIDPIAAMFNPSLPTEISHVLTSAYATSAFILGAISAFALLRGRNHVYYKKALKLTMVAAFIFSFATALIGDFSGKFLAEYQPIKLAAAEWHFETAKEAPLVIGGILTETDAIKYGIKIPYALSFLAHGTIQSEVKGLNEFPRDQIPPLFIHYLFDAMVIIGIYMLAVSFLFMVADFVKKWNPYQKVILAGIIAAAPLAMFAIEYGWIFAEVGRQPWILYGYMRTSQGATTSEHVGTMFVLFSVLYLILAVTVIRVLRKMFTDNPAEKEIRETGLEGGLSG from the coding sequence ATGTTCGATTATGATCCGGTCATGTACAGCCGCTTGCTGACTACATTGACGCTTGCTTTTCATATCATTTTCGCAACCATCGGCGTCGGCATTCCCGTCATGATCGCCTTGGCCGAATGGATCGGCATCAAACGTAAAGATCCGCACTACATCCTGTTGGCGCGCAGATGGACGCGCGGTTTTGTTATTACCGTTGCCGTAGGGGTGGTAACGGGCACTTCGATCGGTCTGCAGCTAAGCCTGCTGTGGCCGAGCTTCATGCAAATCGCCGGGCAAGCGATCGCTCTCCCCCTGTTCATGGAAATTTTCGCGTTCTTCTTTGAAGCGATTTTCCTGGGCATCTACATTTATACTTGGGACCGGTTCAAAAATCCGTACATTCACTTTTTGTTCGTCATCCCGGTGGTCATCGGCTCGTCCGCGTCCGCATTTTTCATAACCGCCGTCAACGCGTTTATGAATACGCCGCAGGGCTTTACGCTCGAAGGCGGAAAAATCACCCAGATCGATCCGATCGCCGCCATGTTCAATCCCTCGCTGCCGACGGAAATCTCGCACGTGCTTACCTCCGCATACGCCACTTCCGCATTCATCTTGGGCGCTATCTCGGCATTCGCTTTATTGAGAGGCAGAAACCATGTCTATTATAAAAAGGCTCTAAAGCTGACTATGGTGGCCGCATTCATCTTCTCCTTCGCGACCGCCCTCATCGGGGATTTTTCCGGGAAGTTCCTGGCGGAATACCAACCGATCAAGCTGGCCGCGGCGGAATGGCACTTTGAAACGGCTAAGGAAGCGCCGCTCGTCATCGGCGGAATCCTGACCGAAACGGACGCAATCAAATACGGCATCAAGATCCCCTATGCCTTGAGTTTTTTGGCTCACGGCACGATTCAGTCGGAAGTTAAGGGCTTGAATGAATTTCCGAGGGATCAAATTCCGCCGCTGTTCATCCATTACCTGTTTGACGCGATGGTCATAATCGGCATCTACATGCTTGCCGTATCGTTCCTGTTCATGGTTGCCGATTTCGTGAAGAAATGGAATCCGTACCAAAAGGTCATTCTCGCCGGTATCATCGCCGCCGCCCCGCTGGCCATGTTCGCGATCGAATACGGCTGGATTTTCGCGGAGGTCGGCAGGCAGCCTTGGATCCTGTACGGCTACATGCGAACCTCGCAGGGGGCGACAACCTCGGAGCATGTGGGCACGATGTTTGTTCTCTTTTCCGTTCTGTACCTGATTTTGGCCGTTACGGTCATTCGCGTGCTCAGGAAAATGTTCACCGACAATCCGGCGGAAAAAGAAATCCGGGAAACCGGTCTAGAGGGAGGTTTGAGCGGATGA
- a CDS encoding cytochrome d ubiquinol oxidase subunit II, giving the protein MSYEVLGVTVLWLFLYGYMIVAAIDFGAGFFSYYSMLTGNKHLVHKIIERYLSPVWEVTNVFLIFFIVGIVGFFPDTAYYFGTALLIPGSIAIILLALRGSYYAFSTYGGKDNRFYMFLYGLTGLLIPASLTTVLTISEGGFIEAADGKVNFLYKQLFYSPYSWSVVLLAVVSVLYISAVFLAYYADKAKDRGALEILRKYALAWSLPTILSSLLVFFAIQYHNPEHFRNMVSLGWMFALSFLFFAAGLALIWKRRNYGLAFVSVMLQFFFAFFGYGAAHLPYILYPYLKLYDHFTNPTMALSLIIAFIAGLFLLVPSLYLLMRLFLFDAKYVEGKIAKSGSR; this is encoded by the coding sequence ATGAGCTACGAGGTTCTGGGCGTTACCGTGCTGTGGCTGTTCCTGTACGGATACATGATCGTCGCGGCAATCGATTTCGGCGCAGGGTTTTTCAGCTATTACAGCATGCTGACCGGCAATAAGCACCTTGTCCACAAAATCATTGAGCGGTATCTGTCTCCCGTCTGGGAAGTAACGAACGTGTTTCTGATCTTCTTCATTGTCGGCATTGTCGGCTTTTTCCCGGATACGGCTTATTATTTCGGAACCGCCCTCTTGATTCCCGGCAGCATTGCCATCATTCTGCTGGCGCTGCGAGGCTCCTATTACGCATTCAGCACATACGGGGGCAAGGACAACCGGTTCTATATGTTTCTTTACGGTTTGACCGGGCTGCTCATACCGGCTTCGCTGACCACCGTATTGACCATCTCCGAAGGCGGATTTATCGAGGCGGCGGACGGAAAAGTGAATTTCCTCTACAAGCAGCTTTTCTACAGCCCGTATTCCTGGTCGGTCGTGCTGCTGGCCGTTGTCAGCGTGCTTTATATCTCAGCGGTATTTCTGGCCTACTACGCGGATAAAGCCAAAGACCGCGGCGCTCTTGAAATCCTGCGGAAATACGCGCTCGCCTGGAGCTTGCCGACCATTCTCAGCAGTTTGCTGGTGTTCTTCGCCATTCAATATCATAATCCGGAGCATTTTCGCAACATGGTGTCGCTTGGCTGGATGTTCGCCCTTTCGTTTCTGTTCTTCGCCGCCGGTTTGGCTTTGATTTGGAAAAGAAGAAATTACGGTCTGGCCTTTGTTTCCGTGATGCTGCAGTTCTTTTTCGCCTTCTTCGGATACGGCGCCGCTCATCTGCCGTATATCCTGTATCCGTATTTGAAGCTGTACGACCATTTCACCAATCCGACCATGGCGCTCTCGCTGATTATCGCTTTTATCGCCGGACTGTTCCTGCTGGTGCCGTCACTGTACCTGCTCATGCGGCTGTTCCTGTTTGACGCCAAATATGTGGAAGGAAAAATCGCCAAATCAGGCTCGCGATGA